The Hymenobacter swuensis DY53 genome includes the window CCAGCTTCTGGGTCAGCTTGAACACCGAAATCGGCGGCTTGCCTTTGCGCAGCACGTAGTCGAGGTAGGCTTGCTTGATCCGTTCTTTGGGCGAGAAAGCCGCTTCGGGAGCGGGCGTGGGTTGCTGTTTCATAGTAGCAGGATAACCGCTTCGGCGGCTGAAAGTTGTGAGAAACCCGGCCGGATTTGGCTAGGCGTGCAGGTCGCGGGAGGCGCGGTAGGCGGCCAAGGCCCGGTCGCGGGTGGCGGGGTGCTCCACCATGGGTTTGGGGTAGCGCGGCGTGCCAAACTCGGGCACCCACTGTTTCACGTAGGCGTGCTGCTTATCGAACTTGGCCAGCTGCGAATCGGGGCTGAATATGCGGAACCAGGGCTGCGAGTCGGCGCCGGTGCCGGCTACCCACTGCCAGTTGCCCACGTTGGAGGCCATTTCGTAGTCGAGCAGCTTCTCGGCAAAGTAGGCCTCGCCCCATTTCCAATCGATGAGCAGGTTTTTGATGAGGAAGCTGGCCGTGGCCATCCGCACGCGGTTGTGCATGAAGCCGGTGGCGTTGAGCTGGCGCATGCCCGCGTCGATGAGCGGGTAGCCGGTGCGGCCCTCGCACCACGCCCGAAACTCGTCCTCGTTGTTGCGCCACTTAATGTCGCGCAGCTTGGGGGCGTAGCTTTCGTGGGCGGTATGGGGGAAGTGCCAGAGCAGTTGCATGAAGAAATCGCGCCAGATCAGCTCACTCAGCCAGATTTCGGCCTTAGCCTCCAAGGCCCGCTGCACCAGATGCCGAATGCTCACGGTGCCGAAGCGCAGGTGCAACCCCATGCGGCTGGTAGAGTCGCGGGCGGGCAAGTCGCGGGTGTCGGCGTACTGCTCCAGTGTGCGGGTAACCAGCCGCCGGCCCGGAATGTGTTCGGGGCTGCGCTCAAAGCCCATATCGGCCAGGGTGGGGCGGGAGCCGGCCGGCACGCGGGCCAGCTTATCGAGGTGGTCGGCGGAAGGGTGGGGGCGGTAGTCGGCCTCGGTGAGGCGGGCCAGCCAGGCGCGCTTGTAGGGGCCGTAAATCTTGTAGGGCTGGCCGGTTTTGGTCTGCACCTCGTCCTTCTCGAAGACGACCTGATCCTTATAGGTGTGCAGCGTTACGTTGTGCTTATTCAGCAACTCGGTCACGGCTGCGTCGCGGGTTTTGGCGTAGGGCTCGTAGTCGTGGTTGGTGTGCACGGCGGCTACGT containing:
- a CDS encoding cryptochrome/photolyase family protein, with amino-acid sequence MKVSLFWHRRDLRFQDNAGLAAALQGEQPVVPLFIFDPKILDKLENRQDTRVMFIFDEVQRLVAEAEAAGGTMLVRYGKPEKVFAELLKELDVAAVHTNHDYEPYAKTRDAAVTELLNKHNVTLHTYKDQVVFEKDEVQTKTGQPYKIYGPYKRAWLARLTEADYRPHPSADHLDKLARVPAGSRPTLADMGFERSPEHIPGRRLVTRTLEQYADTRDLPARDSTSRMGLHLRFGTVSIRHLVQRALEAKAEIWLSELIWRDFFMQLLWHFPHTAHESYAPKLRDIKWRNNEDEFRAWCEGRTGYPLIDAGMRQLNATGFMHNRVRMATASFLIKNLLIDWKWGEAYFAEKLLDYEMASNVGNWQWVAGTGADSQPWFRIFSPDSQLAKFDKQHAYVKQWVPEFGTPRYPKPMVEHPATRDRALAAYRASRDLHA